The Rhodoflexus caldus genome has a window encoding:
- the gldD gene encoding gliding motility lipoprotein GldD produces the protein MSGYLSGKMRLLYMISGLLALVACRSEQDFKPKPKGYHHIELPPHQYVLTPDSLPYIFEYSTHAKLMNDTSFVAERYWMELYYPEFTANIDVSYKRIRSPKDLRDYVNDCYKLAQKHNIRAESIEEIITKTPNGMTAVMYQLEGDVPTTFQFYVTDSVKHFFRTSLYFPTSQKNDSLAPLIRYTTQDMVHIINTLRWNPKVADRLK, from the coding sequence ATGTCAGGGTATTTATCAGGAAAGATGCGCCTGTTATACATGATTAGCGGGCTGCTTGCCCTGGTTGCCTGCCGGTCGGAACAGGACTTTAAACCAAAACCTAAGGGGTACCACCATATTGAGTTGCCTCCGCATCAATATGTGCTTACGCCCGATTCGCTGCCGTATATATTTGAGTATTCTACGCACGCAAAACTGATGAACGACACATCTTTTGTGGCAGAGCGCTACTGGATGGAGTTATATTACCCTGAGTTCACTGCCAATATTGATGTGTCCTATAAGCGCATTCGCAGCCCCAAAGACCTACGCGACTACGTAAACGATTGCTATAAATTGGCGCAAAAGCACAATATCCGCGCAGAATCTATTGAGGAAATCATCACCAAAACACCTAACGGGATGACTGCGGTGATGTATCAGTTAGAAGGGGACGTGCCTACGACCTTCCAGTTTTACGTAACCGATTCGGTGAAGCATTTTTTCCGAACATCGCTCTATTTCCCTACTTCACAGAAAAATGATTCGCTTGCACCCCTGATTCGCTATACTACGCAAGATATGGTGCACATTATCAACACTTTGCGCTGGAATCCCAAAGTAGCCGACCGATTGAAGTAG
- a CDS encoding acetyl-CoA C-acyltransferase: MDAYIVAGYRTAVGKSSRGGFRFTRPDDLAADVIKHLVTSVPNFDASRVDDLIVGNAVPEAEQGMQMARMISLLSLPINVPGVTINRYCGSGVEAIAMATAKIKAGHADCIIAGGTESMSLVPTTGWKTALNWKIAEKHPEYYLGMGLTAEQVAQDFKITREKADEFSYYSHQKAIAAIQAGKFKDEIVPITVVENYIDESGKKKQRQFVVDTDEGPRADTSLEALAKLKPAFAMGGQVTAGNSSQTSDGAAFVMVMSERMVNELGLKPIARMIAYAAEGVNPRIMGIGPVAAVPKALKQAGLKLNDIQLIELNEAFAAQALAVMQELDMNPEITNVNGGAVALGHPLGCTGTKLSIQLFNEMRRRNLKYGMVTACVGGGQGVAGIYELLN; encoded by the coding sequence ATGGACGCATATATCGTAGCAGGCTATCGTACAGCCGTAGGAAAATCAAGCCGTGGCGGTTTTCGTTTCACTCGCCCCGACGATTTGGCAGCCGATGTAATCAAACATTTGGTAACCTCCGTGCCCAATTTTGATGCTTCGCGCGTAGATGACCTTATTGTGGGCAATGCCGTTCCCGAAGCAGAGCAAGGTATGCAAATGGCACGCATGATTTCTCTTCTGTCGCTGCCTATCAATGTGCCGGGCGTTACAATCAACCGCTACTGTGGCTCGGGCGTTGAAGCCATTGCTATGGCAACCGCTAAAATCAAGGCCGGCCATGCCGACTGCATCATTGCCGGTGGTACAGAATCCATGTCGCTTGTACCCACTACCGGCTGGAAAACCGCCCTCAACTGGAAAATTGCAGAAAAACACCCCGAATACTATTTAGGCATGGGGCTTACTGCCGAACAGGTTGCACAAGACTTTAAAATCACCCGCGAAAAGGCGGATGAGTTTTCATACTACTCTCACCAGAAAGCCATTGCAGCCATTCAGGCAGGTAAATTTAAAGATGAAATTGTACCTATAACCGTAGTTGAAAACTACATAGACGAAAGCGGCAAGAAAAAACAGCGTCAGTTCGTGGTAGATACCGACGAAGGGCCTCGCGCCGATACCTCTCTGGAAGCGCTGGCCAAACTGAAACCTGCTTTTGCCATGGGTGGCCAAGTAACCGCAGGCAACTCATCGCAAACTTCCGACGGTGCAGCTTTTGTAATGGTAATGTCGGAGCGCATGGTGAATGAGTTAGGACTGAAACCCATTGCCCGCATGATTGCCTATGCGGCAGAGGGTGTAAACCCGCGCATTATGGGTATAGGCCCTGTGGCGGCAGTGCCTAAGGCGCTTAAGCAGGCAGGCTTAAAACTGAATGACATTCAATTAATTGAATTGAATGAGGCCTTCGCCGCGCAAGCATTGGCGGTTATGCAAGAGTTGGATATGAACCCTGAAATTACGAACGTAAACGGCGGCGCTGTGGCATTAGGCCATCCGCTGGGTTGCACAGGTACGAAGTTATCCATCCAACTGTTCAACGAAATGCGTCGCCGCAACCTGAAATACGGTATGGTAACGGCCTGCGTAGGCGGTGGACAAGGCGTGGCAGGCATCTACGAGCTGTTGAACTAA
- a CDS encoding glycoside hydrolase encodes MKTICLSLFMLILYPLGAFAQIFSKKADAKISPQPQVTFQTIENLSGNYCQANYTDKAEDAVGKFMLNRLKPTNIRFAIPIRQWEPQNDNKSAAEVYWPGFKDVGVTESLFRMLKAMKNQHSVKTFTGSIWDLPDWMVANPKAKEQRTIKPEMYAEVAESIGTFLRHAKGKYGVEINYISFNEADGGYQVLLSAQEMIAFIKVAVPIIEKMGVSVKFLTGDVHKTDATVPYVSELLADESIRKHLGPISFHSWWSATLSDTEFEKIAALGKQHNLPVWCAELGYDAFLWKTPEAHSTWLNAWEIAKIYHRVLRYSGAVVTHYWTFQDNFPMVSTDTLTTYPIFQYTERLVKQFKPGTVIIDATTNDPDLWVLAGKDAKGKLMMQVLNVSEWHKEVEIDNWKAKEVNATLSSAATSSFDTQTIKVKSDKFKINLPPRSIAFLSMP; translated from the coding sequence ATGAAAACGATTTGCCTATCGCTGTTCATGCTTATCCTATACCCTTTGGGAGCATTTGCACAAATATTTTCAAAGAAAGCGGACGCAAAAATCAGCCCGCAGCCACAGGTAACTTTTCAAACCATTGAAAATCTCAGCGGCAATTATTGTCAGGCCAATTATACCGATAAGGCAGAAGATGCCGTCGGCAAGTTTATGCTCAACCGCCTAAAACCCACCAACATTCGCTTTGCCATTCCTATCAGGCAGTGGGAGCCGCAAAATGACAACAAATCTGCCGCAGAAGTTTACTGGCCCGGCTTTAAAGATGTCGGCGTTACCGAGTCGCTGTTTCGGATGCTCAAAGCCATGAAAAATCAGCACAGCGTAAAAACTTTTACCGGCAGCATCTGGGACTTACCCGACTGGATGGTGGCAAACCCCAAAGCAAAAGAACAGCGAACCATCAAGCCGGAGATGTATGCGGAAGTAGCCGAAAGCATTGGTACATTCCTTCGCCATGCCAAAGGCAAATACGGCGTTGAAATCAACTACATTTCTTTCAACGAAGCAGACGGCGGCTATCAGGTGCTGCTCTCTGCACAAGAGATGATTGCTTTTATTAAAGTAGCTGTGCCTATCATCGAAAAAATGGGGGTATCGGTCAAGTTTCTGACGGGAGACGTACACAAAACCGATGCTACCGTACCTTACGTAAGCGAATTGCTGGCAGATGAAAGTATCCGAAAGCACTTGGGGCCAATTTCCTTTCACAGTTGGTGGTCTGCTACACTCTCCGACACGGAATTTGAAAAAATTGCCGCTTTGGGCAAACAACACAACCTGCCCGTGTGGTGCGCCGAGCTTGGCTACGATGCCTTTCTTTGGAAAACCCCGGAGGCACATTCTACTTGGCTCAATGCATGGGAAATTGCCAAAATCTACCACCGCGTGCTGCGATACAGCGGAGCGGTAGTTACGCACTACTGGACTTTTCAAGACAATTTCCCCATGGTTTCCACAGATACCCTCACCACATACCCCATTTTTCAGTATACCGAACGCTTAGTTAAACAATTCAAACCCGGCACGGTCATTATTGATGCCACAACCAACGACCCCGACCTTTGGGTATTGGCCGGAAAAGATGCAAAAGGCAAACTCATGATGCAAGTGCTCAATGTTTCCGAATGGCATAAAGAGGTGGAAATAGACAATTGGAAAGCCAAAGAAGTCAATGCAACACTCTCCTCGGCCGCAACTTCATCTTTTGACACCCAAACCATTAAAGTAAAGTCAGACAAGTTTAAGATTAATCTGCCGCCTCGGAGCATTGCTTTTTTGAGCATGCCCTAA
- the murA gene encoding UDP-N-acetylglucosamine 1-carboxyvinyltransferase: MATFEVSGGAQLKGEIIPQGAKNEALQILCAVLLTPEPVTIHHIPDILDVNKLIELLADLGVEVEYIGENPAGRSYRFTAKNVNIDYLESEEFRKKGAALRGSIMILGPLLARFGKSKMPKPGGDKIGRRRLDTHFLGFEKLGARFNYDADDNFYHIDATQLKGTYILLDEASVTGTANVVMTAVLAKGRTTIYNAACEPYLQQLCAMLNRMGAKISGIGSNLLTIDGVDSLGGTEHTMLPDMIEVGSFIGLAAMTASEITIKNARIDMLGLIPNVFQRLGIQMVVVNDDIHIPAQKHYHIDKFIDGSILTIADAPWPGFTPDLLSIVLVTATQAKGTVLIHQKMFESRLFFVDKLIDMGAQIILCDPHRATVIGLDRKYPLRGIQMTSPDIRAGVSLLIAALSAQGTSIIRNAEQIDRGYQHIDKRLNALGANIKRLA, translated from the coding sequence ATGGCAACTTTTGAAGTAAGCGGCGGCGCTCAGCTGAAAGGCGAGATTATTCCGCAGGGAGCGAAAAACGAGGCACTGCAAATTTTGTGTGCAGTATTGCTAACCCCCGAACCCGTAACGATTCATCATATCCCCGATATTCTGGATGTGAACAAATTGATTGAACTGCTGGCAGACTTGGGGGTAGAGGTGGAATATATAGGTGAAAATCCTGCCGGAAGAAGCTATCGGTTCACAGCCAAAAATGTGAACATTGACTACTTGGAAAGCGAAGAATTCCGCAAAAAGGGTGCAGCGCTGCGTGGTTCCATTATGATTCTCGGGCCGCTGTTGGCGCGTTTCGGCAAAAGCAAAATGCCTAAACCCGGGGGCGATAAAATCGGTCGCCGCAGATTAGATACGCACTTTCTGGGCTTTGAAAAGCTCGGCGCACGCTTCAACTACGATGCCGATGACAATTTCTATCATATTGATGCAACCCAACTGAAAGGTACTTACATCCTGTTAGATGAGGCCTCCGTAACGGGTACGGCCAACGTGGTGATGACTGCCGTGCTTGCCAAAGGAAGAACCACCATTTACAACGCAGCTTGCGAGCCTTATTTGCAACAATTGTGCGCCATGCTGAACCGAATGGGTGCCAAAATTTCGGGTATCGGCTCCAACTTGCTCACAATTGATGGGGTGGACAGCCTCGGCGGAACAGAGCATACCATGCTGCCCGATATGATTGAAGTTGGCAGTTTCATTGGTCTGGCAGCGATGACGGCCTCCGAAATTACCATCAAAAACGCACGCATAGATATGTTGGGGCTGATTCCTAACGTATTCCAGCGGCTCGGCATCCAGATGGTTGTTGTCAATGATGACATCCACATTCCGGCACAGAAGCATTACCACATTGACAAATTCATTGACGGCTCTATCCTCACCATTGCCGATGCACCTTGGCCGGGGTTTACGCCCGATTTGCTCAGCATTGTGCTGGTTACGGCCACACAGGCAAAGGGAACAGTGCTGATTCACCAAAAGATGTTTGAAAGTCGCCTGTTCTTTGTGGACAAACTTATAGACATGGGCGCACAGATTATCCTTTGCGACCCGCACCGCGCTACGGTAATCGGCTTAGACCGCAAGTACCCGCTGCGCGGTATTCAAATGACTTCGCCCGACATTCGCGCAGGGGTTTCTTTGCTGATTGCGGCACTTTCGGCACAGGGCACAAGTATTATCCGCAATGCCGAACAGATTGACCGCGGCTACCAGCACATAGACAAACGCCTGAATGCGTTGGGTGCAAATATTAAGCGCTTGGCGTAA
- a CDS encoding isochorismatase family protein yields MKAKNALLIIDPQYDFCNPQGALFVPGAVEDMQRLSRFIARKGDELAQIFVTIDSHPVNDISHPNFWRDSQGNPPPPFTQITLAEVKQGRWIPQFEAEKATQYLADLEAQGQFPHFIWPEHCLTHSKGGAIDDTLMEALSQWARSGKQYITVEKGTYPLTEHFGIFQAQIPVADRPETQLNTSLIEALMNYDNVYLAGEAKSHCVATSLKQAMDYAPALAQKMIVLTDCMSDVTGLGHLGEPIYAEAKAKGIRFAVSSNA; encoded by the coding sequence ATGAAAGCAAAAAATGCCCTGCTGATTATTGACCCGCAATACGATTTTTGCAACCCCCAAGGTGCGCTGTTTGTACCCGGTGCGGTAGAGGATATGCAAAGGCTGAGTCGGTTTATAGCCCGCAAAGGCGACGAATTGGCGCAGATTTTTGTAACCATAGACAGCCACCCCGTCAATGATATTTCGCATCCGAATTTCTGGCGCGACAGTCAGGGCAATCCGCCGCCGCCTTTTACCCAAATTACCTTGGCAGAGGTGAAGCAAGGGCGCTGGATACCGCAATTTGAGGCTGAAAAAGCAACCCAATATCTGGCAGATTTGGAAGCGCAAGGGCAGTTTCCGCACTTTATATGGCCGGAACACTGTTTGACACATTCCAAAGGCGGTGCAATAGACGATACGCTGATGGAGGCACTTAGCCAATGGGCACGCAGCGGCAAGCAGTACATCACGGTTGAAAAAGGCACTTACCCGCTAACGGAACATTTCGGCATTTTTCAGGCGCAGATTCCCGTAGCCGACCGTCCGGAAACGCAGTTGAATACTTCACTGATTGAGGCGCTGATGAACTATGACAACGTTTATTTGGCCGGTGAGGCAAAATCGCACTGTGTGGCTACCAGCCTGAAACAGGCAATGGATTACGCACCTGCATTGGCTCAAAAAATGATTGTACTGACCGATTGTATGAGCGATGTAACCGGTTTGGGACATTTGGGCGAACCGATTTATGCAGAGGCAAAAGCCAAAGGTATCCGCTTTGCCGTGTCTTCAAATGCCTAA
- a CDS encoding DUF1573 domain-containing protein, whose protein sequence is MKKYINLLVALFFSAIAVGQTPQTTAVATAEKTAQLSFTVREHNFGDVKAGAIVMHPFEFTNTGSTPLILADVRVTCGCTVINWPRQPIPPGEKGTIIVQFNSADRMGPQNKVVTVLSNAKNEIERLLIRANVVP, encoded by the coding sequence ATGAAAAAGTACATAAATCTACTGGTCGCGTTGTTTTTTAGTGCGATTGCCGTGGGACAGACTCCGCAAACTACTGCTGTCGCAACGGCCGAAAAGACGGCTCAACTCAGTTTCACCGTTCGCGAACACAACTTTGGAGATGTGAAAGCGGGTGCAATAGTGATGCATCCGTTTGAGTTTACCAACACCGGCAGCACTCCGCTGATATTGGCGGATGTGCGCGTAACTTGTGGCTGTACGGTGATTAACTGGCCACGTCAGCCCATACCTCCGGGTGAAAAAGGGACAATCATTGTGCAGTTCAACTCTGCCGACCGCATGGGGCCGCAAAACAAAGTTGTTACCGTTTTGTCCAATGCCAAAAATGAAATAGAACGCCTGTTGATTCGGGCTAACGTGGTGCCGTAA